The window ATCACTGGCAATGCTGGCGCTGACCAATTTTGGATCGCTACGGTTAGTTTTCCCAGTGAAGCGAACACCATCACTGACTTTACCTTTGAAGAGGATGTTCTCGGGATTGCAGGTATTGGTGCAACTGACATCACTGATCTCGATATTGCTCAAGATGGAGACAACACCGCGATCGCGTTTGGCGGTAATGAATTAGCAATCTTACTTGAGGTTGATAGCAACGCTCTCACTAACAGTAACTTTGCCTTTGTTTAATCAAGCAATCGCTTAATTTTTCGCGGCTCTAGAGTCATTCTAAAATCCCCTGAGTAGAAGGTAAGGTTATTTCTACTTGGGGGATAACAATTAATCAAACGAATCAAGGCAATGTATTCTTGATCCGCCATTACTGTACTTAGGATTTGATCCGGTTTAAAACTATTAGGGTATAGTACAATCGCAACTAAACGATACGGTGTAGTATAAAAACTTTCCGTACAAAGGCTTGAGGAGATGGTTCAGCAAACTTCAACCTATTCGGAAGATACGCCTTCCCCGCCATCGCGATCGCGCACACTGCGGTTTCTGATTCCCCTCGCCTTAGTTTTAGCGGGTGTGGGAGTGGGCGTGAGATACTACTTCTTTTCCCCAACGGAACAAACTGCGATTGAACTCAGTGGACGAATTGAAGGCTATGAAACTGATGTTGGAACAACGGTTTCTGGTCGAGTGGAACAAATAACTGTCCGAGAAGGCGATCGCGTGACAATCAATCAGATGGTTGCAAAGCTGGATGATGATGAACTGCAAGCGCGATACAAGGGAACGCAAGCCAGATTGGAGAGTACGCAACAAGAAGTCCAGCAAGCGCGATCGCAGATTGAAATTGTTCAAAGTAACATTCGGGAAACCCGCTTAAGTCGTCAACAAGCCCAAGATAATGCCCAAGGGAGGATTGAAGAAGCGCGAGGGAATCTTGAAGCTGCAACCGCGCAACTGGATCAAGCCCAAGCCAATCAAACAGAAGCCCAATCTCAACTCCAATTAGCCAAAGTGGATCGCGATCGGTTTAAAACCTTATGGGAACAAGGAGTGGTTCCGCGACAACGCTTTGATCAAGCCCAAACCGAATGGGAAAGCCGACAAGCCACCCTCAAAGCCCGTCAATCGGCTGTGAATGCAGCGCGACGTCAAGTGAATGTGGCAGAGGGAACCTTGCGACAGGCACAAACCAGTAGCTTTGACCCAGAAATTTTCACGGAACGACTGCAAGGACTACAACAGCAACTCGATCAAGCGAGATCGCGCCTCAAAGCTGCCCAAGCTAATGTTGCCAACGCCCAAGCCAATGCAGAAGAAATTAAAGCCCAGTTAGATGATTTAGAGATTACCAGTCCCATTGCTGGTGTCGTTCTAGATCGCATTGCTGAACCAGGGGAAGTGCTGAGTGCGGGGAAAATTATCGTCACTGTTCTCGATTTAGATGAGGTCTACCTGCGTGGGTATGTTCCCGAAGGTGAAATTGGCAAAATTAGAGTGGGTCAAGAGGCAAAGGTTTATCTGGATTCCGATCCCAATACGCCTTTAGCAGCCACTGTCACTTCCATTGATAGTGAAGCCTCCTTTACTCCTGAGAATATTTATTTTAAGCGCGATCGCGTGCAACAAGTCTTTGGTTTGAAACTTAGCATTGATAATCCCCAAGGTTTTGCTAAACCGGGAATGCCCGCCGATGCCAATATTATACTCCAATCTGAAGCAACGGAGTAATTGTTATTAATTCAACCACAGAGACACAGAGGACACAGAGAGTTGAACAACTTGGACGGTCACGTAAGATCTGAGAGAGGGGGTAAAGAAACAACTCCCGCTTCCCCTGTTATCCGTGTGGAAGGTTTATGGAAACAGTACGGAAACTTTCCTGCGGTCAAAGGAATCAACTTCACTGTGGGGAAAGGAGAGATTTTTGGTTTAATTGGACCCGATGGTGCAGGAAAAACCACGACATTTAACATTCTCGCTGGTGTTATGGAAGCGACTAGCGGAACCATAGAAGTTTTAGGAAATCTTCCGCGAGAGGTACGCTTACAAACCGGCTATCTCACCCAAAAGTTTTCTCTCTACTCCGATTTAAGCATTATAGAAAACCTCTCTTATAATGCCCGTGTGCGGAAAGTTCCCGAAAGTCAATTTCAATCTCGCGCCCAAGACTTATTACAAAGAGTTGATTTAGAACCCTTTAAAAATCGCCTCGCTAGTCAACTCTCAGGGGGAATGAAGCAAAAACTCGCTCTCTGTTGTGCCTTAGTATCCAATCCCGAAGTTTTGTTACTTGATGAACCCACCACCGGGGTTGATCCAGTTTCCAGAAGAGAATTTTGGGATTTATTGGCTTCCGTTGCAGCAGAAGGGGTCACGATTGTTGCTGCCACACCTTACTTAGATGAAGCGGAACGGTGTCATCAGATCACCTTGATGTATGATGGTGAAATTCAACAGATGGGAACCGGATTGCAGTTGCAAGAAAGTCTAGGTTTAGTGCGTTTAGAAGTGCGGTGTGATGATATTTTTCAAGCGGAAACTGTTTTACGAGAGAGGATATCTCAGGGAAAAACGAGTCTCGCTGATATCCAATCTTTCGGCGATCGCGTTGATATTTTAACCCCTGATAGTAATGCGGGAACCGAAGAAACTCAAGCCATCCTCGAAGAAAATCAGATTACCGTCAATCGTATCGAAACCAACGAACCCACCTTAGAAAACGTCTTTGTTAGTAACCTCCGCGCCTCTCAATCGGATCCCCCCTTTATTCCCTTCCCAAGACATCGCAATGGAAAAACAGATGCTGACACCGCGATCGGGGCGTATAACCTGCAAAAAACTTTTGGTGACTTCCAAGCGGTAAAAGGGGTTGACCTAGAAGTCAAATATGGGGAAATTTATGGCTTACTGGGTGCGAATGGCGCCGGCAAAACCACGATGATTAAAATGCTGTGTGGCTTACTTCCCGCCAGTGGCGGTGACATGATTCTAGCCGGACAACGAGAGAATATTTATAGTAGTGAAACGCGATCGCGCATTGGCTACATGAGTCAGAAGTTCACTCTCTACGACGACCTGACCATCATCCAAAACCTGCGCTTCTACTGTGGCGTTTATGGTGTACCCAGCAAACTCCGTTCCGAGAAAATTGATTGGGTATTGAAAACTTGCGGTTTAGAGGGTCAAGAAAACACCTTCACGGGAAGACTCCCTGGTGGATGGAAACAACGAGTCGCCTTTGGTGCGTCAGTCATGCACGAACCGGAAATTTTATTCCTAGACGAACCCACTTCTGGCGTTGATCCCCTCGCAAGACGACAATTCTGGCGCTTCATTCGCGATTTCGCCCAACAAGGAACCGCCATTTTAGTGACAACGCACTATCTCGAAGAAGCAGAAAACTGTAATCGGATGGGCTTCATGGTTGCAGGGGAAGTCGTCACCCAAGGTTCACCCACCCAAATTAAAGCCGAACAACCGGGTCAATTAGTCGAAATTAAAACCAATAATGTGGAAGCGACTGCTAACACGTTGAAGGCAGATTTTGAAAGTTGGCGCGTAGCCATTTTCGGCGATCGCGTTCACCTTGTTTTAGACAATGTAGAAGAAAATTGGTCACAAGTGGAACAGCGTTTAGAGGAAGCTAATTTAAAGATTTACAGCCACCGTTTAATTCCGTTTTCGTTAGAGGATGCGTTTATTGGCATTGTGCAGCGGGAAGGTAACAGTAATGAATAGCAAGTTAAAATTTAATTTTCAATATGTTTTTATATTCCAAGGAATTAGAGCCCTATCCTCAAAATCCCGAATATTATAAGTGAGTATAGTGCTAGCTCTTGCTTCTATAGCAAGAGCAACAACGTGACGATCTTTGGGATGATTGGTCATCTGCTCTACTAATTCTGGTCGAACTTCAAGTAAGCTATTAGGAAAAGTATTTTTAATGGCATTTTCAATACTTTGAGCAGTTTCCTTGGATTTCCTTTTTTTATTAATCAAGTTACGAGAGACTTCATCTAGAATCTCTTGAGAAAAACAAGGACGATAGAAACCTTCTTCTGCAATACGTAACAATGTATCGCATAATGGCATAGGGTAAATGACACAAGCATCTAAGACAATCTTTGGAGATTCCTCACTAACCAAAATAGCTCTCTCTTAAATTGACTACTATTATTCATCATACAAACCTTCTTCTTCTAATAAATTAGTCAACTTACTCAATTCGGTTCTTCGGCGTTCTCGTCGCTCTCTAAATGCTGCCAAATCCGAGGTGAGGATACGATAATGCGATCCGGTTTTAGCATAGGGAATCTCACCTGTTTGTAATAGTTTCACTAAATGAGGACGTGATACACCTAAAAGATCGGCAGCTTGTTTTGCTGTTAACTCTTTACCTTTACTAAAAACAACAACTTCTTGATGATCAGCCATATATTCTAAAAGTCTAGCCAAAGATACACAAAAATCTTTTTGCAGGGAAAACTCTTTATCACCTATGGATATGGGTTTGCCAGATTTTAATTCACTAGCAAATTCTCTCAAGACCTCCTCTTGAGCTTTGTTGTGTAAAGTAGTTTGAAGTTCAGGCATAGTATCACCTTAGTTTTAGATTAGTAGTTATGTCTCTTAGCTTAGTAGTATAACTGACTTACCTTTATCATGCAATAACTGAAATAAATAAAATAACTGAATTTATGGCCCTATAGGTTCAGGATAGGACAAAGGTTAATTATGTCTTAGCAATTAAGACGGTCCCATCGCACTACCAGCTAAGTAAAACGTCTTCACTCCTTGCGTAGTGCTATAACGGAACTTCCTTCAAGTGAAAAGAAGAAAACTGTTGCTTGGAAAGACTTACAGCCATTTTTCCGTCGTATCTACTGGGTACAAGTTTTTCGAGTCCACTTGTGGAGAGGGTTTGAAGCCCAATTGCGTTTGTGCAGATAAGAGCATCAGTAAAAGAGAAGTTAGGAGCAAATATGAATTCTCGTGAAAGCGCGATTACCTGGCATAAAGCATAGAGCGTAATGCTTGCCAATCTACAAGCTGTTATTTGCTAGTGTGTACACATGATACACAGTAACAAAAAGTAGAATCATGAGTAACATTCAATCCGTTGGGATTCGGGAATTCCGAGCCAATCTTCATAAATACACAGTTGGTCAACAGCAACCCATTGCGATTACTTCTAACGGGCGACCAATCGGCTATTTTATTCCTATACAGCCATCCCTTGAGAAGGATAAGATTGAAGCCCTCAGAAAAGCCCAAACTCAACTCGCGACAATGTTAGAAGAAAGTGGTGTAACAGAAGATGAAATTGTTGCAGAGTTCAATCATTTAAAGAAAAATAATCACCATCCAAATGATGAGGTTAATTATACCCACCCTAAATCTGTAGAGGCTCAATCTGCAGAGTTCAATACTTTGAGAAAAGAGAATCAGGATCAACTGTGACACCATTTAAATCTTTGGTTCTGGATGCAAATATCCTGATTCGTGCTGTTCTAGGAAAAAAGATTAATTCACTAATCCTTCAATATAATAATCAAGTTGCTTTTTATACGCCTGATCTGTGTTTTCAAGATGCTGAAAAATATCTTCCGATTATCTTAGAAAAGCGTCATAATATTGATGTCGATTTAGCGATGGATGTTTTGACACAAATTAGTCAGATTGTGTATCCTCTTGACAAAGATCTCTATAGTCAATTTGAGGTAGAAGCGAGAAAGCGAATTGCAAGTAAAGATGAAGATGATTGGCCAGTTATTGCAGCAGCTTTGTTTTTCAACTGCCCAATTTGGACAGAAGATAAAGACTTTTTTGGCACTGGAATTGCGACTTGGGAAACATATACTTTAGAAATCTACTTATCAGAACAATAAACTGGGAAGAAACATGGATTCTCGTAAAAGCGCGATTAACGCAAAGTGTCAGCAAATCGAAGATTTGATCCCGAAATTAGAAAAACTTTCTGAACCATCTTTAGAAAAATTCAATCAGTTACTTGATATTTTATGAGTGAGGAAAAACGTCAACAATCAAAAACTCCATCAGAAGCAACGCTAAAACAAAAATGGGAGAAATGGTTTTATCAAGTGGATCAATTAGAGGTATCCCCTAACCTTCCTCAAGATGACTATCAACAAGACTTGCTTAACAAATACCGTCAGCAAGGATTAGAACTATGATCCTCTGTGATGCTGGCGTTTTACTTTGTTTAATTGATTCTACTCAACCTTTACATCAAGCTTACCGAAAAGCAATTATCTCTTTACAGAAACCTTTCACTATTTTAGACTCCTGAATGTCCTTTACTAAGTCTAACAAGCGCGATCGCGCTTTCACGGCTGACACTAGGAAAATGATCGAGAAACACATCTAAAGAATCACCCACTTCAAGATAATCCAGAAGTGTTTTCAAACGAGGGCGCGACAGTCCCTATAGTAATTTTTTCGGCATTCAAGAAAGCCTAAGAGAAATCGGGTTTTGTCAAGGGTCTGAAGGGAGCTGATCAATTGTGTGACTAAGATGGTTAAAGTAGTGATTTAAATAGACTTTTATTGGCGCTAAGTCTCAATTGACAATTCCCAAACCTAATTGTAAAAATTTATTAAAAAATAAAAATAAATTTATTCAAAAACAACAATTACAGACACGCTTTAATAAAACTAGAAGAAAGACCCAATGTATTCCCAAACCATTCAGTTTAAACTGAATGTAACTTAAGAAAATCTAAAGAAAATAGGATTAAACGAATGAATGACTTACAAAAATACCAATTCAAATGCACTTTAACCTTTGGCGATATTTATGGGCAAATCATTGTCTGGCTCATTGTTATCTTTATCAGTTTAGCCACAGCCCTTGCTCTATGGAGTAGTGAGCGTCAAATTTATGCCCTGGCAACAGTGGGACTGATTCTCGTCCTTTCTTTACCGTTTCTGCTGTTTGCATTTGTCACAACTCTCTTTAACCATATTCAAGTCACCCCACTAGAAGAACACGCTTCTAGTAAAAAACGCAGTCAATCCCAAAAAACTGAGCAAAAACCGGCAACTTCCGCTGGTTAAGTCTAACTATTACTTCAGGTTTAACTCATGAGGGATTAATCATAGTCGTTTAAAGTTTCACTTAGAAGACAGGATCAACAGGACAAAAAACTGAAAACTAAAT of the Cyanobacteria bacterium GSL.Bin1 genome contains:
- a CDS encoding ATP-binding cassette domain-containing protein, producing MDGHVRSERGGKETTPASPVIRVEGLWKQYGNFPAVKGINFTVGKGEIFGLIGPDGAGKTTTFNILAGVMEATSGTIEVLGNLPREVRLQTGYLTQKFSLYSDLSIIENLSYNARVRKVPESQFQSRAQDLLQRVDLEPFKNRLASQLSGGMKQKLALCCALVSNPEVLLLDEPTTGVDPVSRREFWDLLASVAAEGVTIVAATPYLDEAERCHQITLMYDGEIQQMGTGLQLQESLGLVRLEVRCDDIFQAETVLRERISQGKTSLADIQSFGDRVDILTPDSNAGTEETQAILEENQITVNRIETNEPTLENVFVSNLRASQSDPPFIPFPRHRNGKTDADTAIGAYNLQKTFGDFQAVKGVDLEVKYGEIYGLLGANGAGKTTMIKMLCGLLPASGGDMILAGQRENIYSSETRSRIGYMSQKFTLYDDLTIIQNLRFYCGVYGVPSKLRSEKIDWVLKTCGLEGQENTFTGRLPGGWKQRVAFGASVMHEPEILFLDEPTSGVDPLARRQFWRFIRDFAQQGTAILVTTHYLEEAENCNRMGFMVAGEVVTQGSPTQIKAEQPGQLVEIKTNNVEATANTLKADFESWRVAIFGDRVHLVLDNVEENWSQVEQRLEEANLKIYSHRLIPFSLEDAFIGIVQREGNSNE
- a CDS encoding PIN domain-containing protein; amino-acid sequence: MVSEESPKIVLDACVIYPMPLCDTLLRIAEEGFYRPCFSQEILDEVSRNLINKKRKSKETAQSIENAIKNTFPNSLLEVRPELVEQMTNHPKDRHVVALAIEARASTILTYNIRDFEDRALIPWNIKTY
- a CDS encoding excisionase family DNA-binding protein, whose amino-acid sequence is MPELQTTLHNKAQEEVLREFASELKSGKPISIGDKEFSLQKDFCVSLARLLEYMADHQEVVVFSKGKELTAKQAADLLGVSRPHLVKLLQTGEIPYAKTGSHYRILTSDLAAFRERRERRRTELSKLTNLLEEEGLYDE
- a CDS encoding nucleotide-binding protein, which produces MTPFKSLVLDANILIRAVLGKKINSLILQYNNQVAFYTPDLCFQDAEKYLPIILEKRHNIDVDLAMDVLTQISQIVYPLDKDLYSQFEVEARKRIASKDEDDWPVIAAALFFNCPIWTEDKDFFGTGIATWETYTLEIYLSEQ
- a CDS encoding HlyD family efflux transporter periplasmic adaptor subunit, with the protein product MVQQTSTYSEDTPSPPSRSRTLRFLIPLALVLAGVGVGVRYYFFSPTEQTAIELSGRIEGYETDVGTTVSGRVEQITVREGDRVTINQMVAKLDDDELQARYKGTQARLESTQQEVQQARSQIEIVQSNIRETRLSRQQAQDNAQGRIEEARGNLEAATAQLDQAQANQTEAQSQLQLAKVDRDRFKTLWEQGVVPRQRFDQAQTEWESRQATLKARQSAVNAARRQVNVAEGTLRQAQTSSFDPEIFTERLQGLQQQLDQARSRLKAAQANVANAQANAEEIKAQLDDLEITSPIAGVVLDRIAEPGEVLSAGKIIVTVLDLDEVYLRGYVPEGEIGKIRVGQEAKVYLDSDPNTPLAATVTSIDSEASFTPENIYFKRDRVQQVFGLKLSIDNPQGFAKPGMPADANIILQSEATE